A genomic window from Oceanobacillus timonensis includes:
- a CDS encoding YpmS family protein, whose amino-acid sequence MRAKNRRFKINNKWKAGFLALLILNGIILLVLLALIFWPVSNNAFPPKSTIDEQESSEFYIQTTKQNLNNLINAYVEKLLEGSDHHYRILLEDDVHLMGELPVFSSTVPLSVRLEPIEQANGDLVLQQKSISVGLLELPNKKIMEYMDRFLPMPEWVTIDPDSQEIYVAVTDMDLEGNFDVAVQHMDLEANNITMKLVVPYETLGIQDVSMDAMQDLFE is encoded by the coding sequence ATGAGAGCAAAAAACAGACGTTTTAAAATAAATAATAAGTGGAAGGCCGGCTTTCTTGCCCTTCTTATTTTGAATGGTATCATCTTACTTGTATTGCTGGCACTGATTTTTTGGCCGGTTTCCAATAATGCATTCCCTCCAAAGTCTACGATAGATGAACAAGAAAGCTCGGAGTTTTATATTCAGACGACCAAGCAGAATTTAAACAATTTAATCAATGCCTATGTTGAAAAATTGCTGGAGGGGTCGGATCATCACTACCGTATTTTACTGGAAGATGATGTCCACCTGATGGGAGAACTTCCTGTCTTTTCATCCACCGTTCCTTTATCGGTCCGTCTTGAACCGATCGAACAGGCAAATGGCGACCTGGTATTGCAGCAAAAATCTATCTCTGTTGGGCTTTTAGAGCTTCCGAACAAAAAAATCATGGAATATATGGATCGATTTTTACCAATGCCTGAATGGGTGACCATCGATCCGGACAGCCAAGAGATTTATGTAGCTGTAACAGATATGGATTTGGAGGGGAATTTTGACGTTGCGGTACAGCATATGGATTTGGAAGCAAATAATATTACGATGAAACTGGTTGTTCCTTATGAAACGCTTGGCATTCAAGACGTCAGCATGGATGCCATGCAGGATTTATTTGAATAA
- a CDS encoding SGNH/GDSL hydrolase family protein, translating to MTKKKWLILISSLLVVVIAVIAILQLPYFQLNSEQREREDALREQITPEETNDEEDEQEDESEEVMGNNDEQENGPIAVDEELENTFDFASDEDVEIVTLGDSLTQGVGDDTNQGGYVGILDRTLQILYTNIHFTNFGKRGNRSDQLLKRLEEEPEIADALEEADIVIMTIGANDIMRVLKENIMDLEINYFNEEQTFYEERLNDIFDEIRSINDDASIYLLGIFNPFKNYFEDIEELDQIVLNWNDTGREIVNQNENSTFVPIDDLFDDTTVNLFADDNFHPNYDGYYLMAERILEYFN from the coding sequence ATGACAAAAAAGAAATGGCTTATTCTCATTAGCTCCCTTCTCGTTGTTGTAATTGCAGTTATTGCTATTTTACAGCTCCCCTATTTCCAGTTAAACTCTGAACAAAGGGAAAGAGAAGATGCGCTGAGAGAACAAATTACGCCTGAAGAAACAAACGATGAAGAAGATGAACAAGAAGACGAAAGTGAAGAGGTCATGGGGAATAACGACGAACAGGAAAATGGCCCCATAGCTGTTGATGAAGAATTGGAGAATACATTTGATTTTGCTTCCGATGAAGATGTAGAAATCGTTACACTGGGAGATTCCCTGACACAAGGCGTAGGAGATGATACCAACCAGGGCGGTTACGTCGGGATATTAGACAGAACACTGCAGATTCTGTATACGAATATTCACTTTACGAACTTTGGCAAGCGTGGAAATCGTTCTGATCAATTGCTGAAGCGGCTGGAAGAAGAGCCGGAAATCGCAGATGCCCTTGAAGAAGCGGATATTGTCATTATGACCATCGGAGCAAATGATATTATGCGGGTGCTGAAAGAAAATATCATGGATTTAGAAATCAACTATTTTAATGAAGAACAAACCTTTTACGAAGAACGATTAAATGATATATTTGACGAAATTCGTTCTATCAATGATGATGCTTCTATTTATCTATTAGGCATATTTAATCCTTTTAAAAATTATTTTGAAGACATTGAAGAACTCGATCAGATTGTCCTTAACTGGAATGATACAGGCAGAGAAATCGTCAACCAAAATGAGAACAGCACCTTTGTACCCATTGATGATTTATTCGATGACACAACGGTAAATTTATTCGCGGATGATAATTTCCATCCTAATTATGACGGATACTATTTAATGGCTGAGCGCATTCTGGAATATTTTAATTAA